In the Balaenoptera acutorostrata chromosome 7, mBalAcu1.1, whole genome shotgun sequence genome, one interval contains:
- the LOC103011552 gene encoding protein chibby homolog 1-like: MSGEGSIDLSFIRPKMPLFGSTFSPKKTPPRKSASLSNLHNLDRSTREVELGLDYGTPTMNLAGQSLKFENGQWIAETGISGGMDRREAQRLRRRNQQLEEENNLLRLKVDILLDMLSETTAKSHLMEKELDELKSVSRRRK, from the coding sequence ATGTCAGGAGAAGGGAGCATTGACCTTTCCTTCATCAGGCCAAAGATGCCTCTCTTTGGGAGTACATTCAGTCCGAAGAAGACGCCCCCTCGGAAGTCTGCGTCTCTCTCCAACCTGCATAATTTGGATCGGTCGACCCGGGAGGTGGAGCTGGGCCTTGACTATGGAACGCCCACCATGAACCTGGCCGGGCAGAGCCTGAAGTTTGAAAACGGCCAGTGGATAGCAGAGACAGGGATTAGTGGAGGCATGGACCGGAGGGAGGCCCAGCGCCTCCGGAGGCGGAaccagcagctggaggaagaGAACAATCTCTTGCGGCTGAAGGTGGACATCCTGCTGGACATGCTCTCTGAGACCACCGCCAAATCCCACTTAATGGAGAAGGAGCTGGATGAACTGAAGAGTGTCAGCCGGCGGAGAAAATGA